One genomic region from Candidatus Nitrosopumilus koreensis AR1 encodes:
- a CDS encoding fumarylacetoacetate hydrolase family protein, which translates to MKIARLSYENNETYGFVKGDKVATKDEITYLTGVPIPHNVKDFLFDGWFDEIKNKIQDLPYEENISKFKLLAPIPNPNKIICLAFNYVDHAKEQGLTAPEDPAIVIKPRTALNGNNSYIECPDFVTQLDYEVELALIIGKKCKNISVEEASNVIFGYMIFNDVSARDVQFKDKQFTRGKSFDSFAPCGPWITTADEIQDAQNLKLTTKINGELRQNSSTSNMFIKIPEIISKISKVMTLEKGDIISTGTPAGVMLNKPNAVFLKDGDKVEMEIEGLGILNNTIKVVKST; encoded by the coding sequence ATGAAAATAGCACGATTGTCATATGAAAATAATGAAACATATGGATTTGTTAAAGGAGATAAAGTTGCAACAAAAGATGAAATAACTTATCTTACAGGAGTTCCAATTCCACATAACGTAAAAGATTTTCTTTTTGACGGATGGTTTGATGAAATTAAAAATAAAATACAGGATTTGCCTTATGAAGAAAATATCTCCAAATTCAAACTATTAGCACCAATTCCAAATCCAAATAAAATAATTTGTTTGGCATTCAACTATGTTGATCATGCAAAAGAACAAGGATTAACAGCACCCGAAGATCCTGCAATTGTCATAAAACCCAGAACCGCTCTTAATGGAAATAATTCGTATATCGAATGTCCAGATTTTGTCACACAGTTAGATTATGAGGTAGAATTAGCCTTGATAATTGGAAAAAAGTGTAAAAATATTAGTGTAGAAGAGGCATCAAATGTAATTTTTGGATACATGATATTCAATGATGTTTCAGCTAGAGATGTCCAGTTTAAAGATAAACAGTTCACCAGAGGAAAAAGCTTTGATTCATTTGCACCATGTGGACCATGGATCACAACTGCTGATGAAATTCAAGATGCTCAGAATCTAAAATTAACAACGAAGATCAATGGAGAATTAAGACAGAATTCTTCTACAAGCAACATGTTCATCAAGATTCCAGAAATAATTTCAAAAATTTCTAAAGTGATGACATTAGAAAAAGGAGATATAATTTCTACAGGCACACCTGCAGGAGTTATGCTGAACAAACCTAATGCAGTGTTCTTAAAAGATGGAGATAAAGTTGAGATGGAAATTGAAGGTTTAGGAATTTTAAACAATACAATAAAAGTGGTAAAATCAACTTAG